ATCTTCCATATGCTGACTGAAGCCCTGTGTAGATGAAGTCTATGGAGTGTCAGCTATGTCTTCATGGGTTACTTGCTAACAGAAAGAAGCTGAGGGTCACGGCCCCAGGTGTGATAGGTCATAGTACATCACACCGCTCCCCATAGTGAATTATAATAATACGGCTATAGTGTGACTATCTGATCCATACCTTCAGATTCCAGCTTGTCCAGCCCATAGGACGCTGTGGTAGTGATTCTTCTGGTTGGGGGAATGTCTACACTCACATGAGACACAGACGTGACTGTACTGGTGATGACGGTGGTAGAGTcagcctctgtggtggccatcggtGCGACAGTAGATAAAGAAGTAGCAAGAAGTTcttcatcctcttcatcctgAGATGATGGGTTCAAAGCTAGAACAAAGGCAGCATtaaagatatagatagatagataatgagatagatagaaagatagatatgagatagatatgagagagatattagatagatagatagatagatagatagatattagatggatagatagatatgagataggagatagatagatagatagatagatagatagatagatataagatagatatatatatacagtacagaccaaaagtttggacacaccttctcattcaaagagttttctttattttcatgactatgaaaattgtagattcacactaaaggcatcaaaactatgaattaacacatgtggaattctatacataacaaacaagtgtgaaacaactgaaaatatgtcatattctaggttcttcaaagtagccaccttttgctttgattactgctttgcacactcttggcattctcttgatgagcttcaagaggtagacccctgaaatggttttcacttcacaggtgtgccttgtcaggtttaataagtgggatttattgccttataaatggggttgggaccatcagttgcgttgaggagaagtcaggtggatacacagctgatagtcctactgaatagactgttagctgcttttttcttgccataataaaaattctaagtaaagaaaaacgagtggccatcattactttaagaaatgaaggtcagtcagtcagccgaaaaattgggaaaactttgaaagtaaaagctatttgaccatgaaggagagtgatggggtgctgcgccagatgacctggcctccacagtcaccggacctgaacccaatcgagatggtttggggtgagctggaccgcagagtgaaggcaaaagggccaacaagtgctaagcatctctgggaactccttcaagactgttggaagaacatttcaggggactacctcttgaagctcatcaagagaatgccaagagtgtgcaaagcagtaatcaaagcaaaaggtggctactttgaagaacctagaatatgacatattttcagttgtttcacacttgttagttatgtatataattccacatgtgttaattcatagttttgatgccttcatagtcataaaaataaagaaaactctttgaatgagaaggtgtgtccaaacatttggtctgtactgtatattagagagatgatagatagaatatgagagagatattagatagatcGGCAGACCGATAGATAAATATGATATTAGATAGATGGagagagatattagatagatagatctccACAGGATCCTACCTTTACCTTCACTCTCCTGGGTCTTAGCAGTGGTTGATGACCCCTCACTGCTTTCATTCTGGGGGATCTCCTTGTGTACAGTAGAACTTTCCATGACTTCTGGCTCCCTGGTGGTATCCTGGTGTGTAACGTTCCTATAGATGGCCGCTGTCACAGTCACGGCGCTGTCTTCTCTCATGTCTGTGGTCAGCGGATTAACatctggcaaaaaaaatggaaaactgtgGTAAAGACAATGATAACATACTGCAAAATGTTTCAGTGCAAAGGGGGAAGAACCATGATCAAAGAGGTTGTCACAGACCCACCGCCCTCTTCCTTGCTTCTTCTCAACATGCGGGAAATACCCGCTCCACCAATCCCTGACTGCAGCGGTTCACCCCCTATTtcagccagacaacccctttcagtaaTTCATTTCCTGTATGTACTGTAGAAttccttattaaaggggttgtgacacCCATAAGTATCAGCAGTTCTTGCTCTTTTATACCTGGCCAATGCTTATATTACACAGATCTGAATGGAAGCCATGTAATACTGTATTTTCTCTGCAGCGGTCACAATTGCAGGGCACAACCTGGCCTTATGGAAACTCGATCCACGGTGATGAACTAATCACTGGCGGCTGGCCTGGTTATAATCCTTAAGGGGCTGCCCtttttgagacaacccctttaaataaccaaATATGGCCTATTTACAAGTTATTCTCTGAGATTTTTGGAAACATTGGGGCAATTACATTAATATTTACATTGGGGCAGATACATTTATTTTACTCCAGAATCTTGTGCTATGTTTGAGCCGGGGTTGCTCTGTCCCTCCACACAGGCTGCGGCCTGCTTGCCAGCTCAGCCTCTCCTTCTCAGCCTGTAAAGTGCACACTCCCCTCAGCTCAGCGCACGTATCCTAGTTCATACCAGCAAATGGCTGGTCACCGTAGGGTAGTTAAGGCACCTTCCCTtaatgggagggtgcctgagaaaTAGGTTGTCTAGCTTGCTAGTTTCTGCTAGGTGTGCTGTATTTGTTTGTCAACCCGTGTAccgacttctgcctgtttcccAGATAATGACCTTCTGCTGCCCAACCTGACCTGAACCTGACATCCATATTGACTCTTGGCTTCCTGCCCTTATTGGATTGTTTGTACTCCGCCTGCGCAGACCTTGGCCAGTCCCCGACTTTGGTCTTGCTTGATCCCTTGGTGCCCTGCCCTGGTGTCTGGTAATCAAACACCAGGAGGGAGAGGCCTGGTAGTTCCCCTGCAGCAACGTCCAGGTCCCTGTACAGGGGTAAAGGCTAACAACCATGGGACtgtcaggataatgcccttaggaatAGCCTAAAGCCGAAACTGTTGGTTGACCCAGTGGTTCCGCACCCACTGCCGTGGCATTTAGAGTAGCTTACACTTCAATACCCTCCAAAAAAAGTATCCAGATGTAAACCTGTCATGTGTATGGCAAGATGTATGGCGTAGGTCTACATAGTAGAAGCCTATGGATACATTATGGTATACGTATGATGTAGGCTAAAAATGTGGTGAAGACTGGACCTCAGGTGACACaaagcagatgctcaggttaaggTTCGGGTGcacgttctctttcctcttttTCACTAAGTAGGACGTTCGGCTGTGTGACATAAAGCTCAATGGTCAGTGGTCGTTAGTTatgtttttatcacttttatgttTGTGAACTTTTGTCTCCACAGAAGCTGAGAAGATTGGTACAAACCATCCttcagctgcagtagaaaggacacatcccctgaaaaAGGACACTCCCtgtaagctgccagcttgaaatacatctagcagaacaattagagcaatgaatgtggaaatctctggatccatgtgaggtacagggctggttctagctttgtctaGTTacatcatgtcctatatgatgtccgattttcattttgccatgggataacacctttaagggGCCGTTCAGTGGATTTTGGTGTGGACACTGAACCAAAATTCTGATGGCAGCCGCGTGGTGTCTGCCTCCAATAGTTTCAGTTCGGGGCAGACGGCAGCTGTCCACTCGCAGCTTAGCTCCATTCAATGCATCTGTAGCGAAGAACACGGCAGAAACTGCCGCGGTAGACACGTCAGATTTTGACATACATCAAAATCCGCCATGTGAATGGTCCCTAAGAGGTTAAAGTCAGTCGTCTCTCTGCTCTGTACGGTATAACATCAGTtttagccaaaaaaaaaacacaggagtCTGAGCTAATCTTCTCAGGCAGCCATGACTTTCATGATCTCCTTCCTGTTAATTGAATCAGTGTGCATTCCTCTCGCCTTACGCAAAATAATTCCCTTCCCAAGAAAATAAAGCTTAGCCGCGACAGCAACCGACCGCCTGAGGGTAATCAGAAAAACCCAAGGAAAGGTCTCTGCTTCATCCAATAGTCCTATTAGCTGAAAACCCAACATTGGTTAAGACTTCCATCTGCAACGCTTACTCCCCGAGCAGCCATTGCAACGTGAGCCAAGTACAGACACTATGAGATCTGACAAGGAAACACCATCAATTAAAGTGACCTCAGGCTgatgtgacatttttattttcttgCTACACGTTTCCTGCATTATTTCCGTCTCTTACCTGTGTTTGCTGCAGCAAGGTCTTGACTTTGGTTCACCTCTACATTTGGCTTGGCTGTAAACATGGTAAGATCGAGATCTGGGTTGAACTCAATGGAATCGTTGACGACTGGTCCGAGAGAATCTGGAGAACCCTTTAATCCTGCATTGGTAACCAGAGAATTTTCTGTAACGTTAAAGACTGATTTGTCGTCGGACATCACAGTCGTTACAGGAGAAGAGGTGAACATGGCTTCCTCGACAGGTTCTTCTTCGATAAGATGGTCAGGAACCACCGTAGCAAGCTCAACCCTAGCTAAATTTGTAGGACTCTGGGTTGTAACCTTGGTATCATCCCAGTCTTCTCCAAATTCTGAAGTAATCAGTTCTGCGCTCTCATTACTTTTATTGACTATCACCGTAGGGTCCAGGGCTCCAGGAATTTCAGCTCTGATTGTAGTCAATGATTGGTCAGTCAGAGGAGAGGATATCGTAGAATAGTCCACTTTGGTTTCAACAAGGCTGGTCCTTGGGTTGGTTGTTAACATCTCGATTGTGTTGACCTGAGATGAATTTTCTAAACTGCTTGGTTTTAACTTGCCGTTACTCTCTTCTGCTTGGGGAGAACTTTTCTTGGTATTATCTTTGTTAGCTTCAACCGGAGGTGCCACACTTGAGGCGTAATCAGTGGTAGAAGGAGCGGTAGTGAGACCTTCATTCTCTCCTGAACTCTTAGCTTGAGCAGTAGGATCAGCCCCCTTAATAAGCCCAAGATTACTGGTCTCTGGGCTCATTACAACCACTGTGCTGCCACTTAGTAGCCTCAAGTTATTTTGAGATTCTTGGGTAACAGCAAGTACTTTGTCTGAGGTTACATGAGAAGACATGTTGTTCTTTTCGTTTTCGAAGCTTGATGGAGTGGGTGGAAGAATATTATCAGCATTTGTGTCAACTGTTCCATTAAACCCCCCATCAAGAGTATTCCGCTTGTCCAGTCCCTGTAGAGAAAGGCCTTTTGCATTTGGTGAAAGCAGCAGGATGCTACATAGCACCCCACATATATGGAAGACTAGTGACTTCTTCATGGCAGGTGATGGGACAGCTGATATACCCAGAAAGCAGAATCCTTAAAGAAATAAGGGAATATATTACTATCTCAGCATAACTATAGGTTAAAAAGGAACTCCCcctctcctgacgtgtctgttttagtaactacttgcatcccccttgAAATATCAGTCATGGGGCATCTGTTCtgtgatgtgccattcctctattattatatacaagttatgaatgaattactagcagtttgcaattaaggtccagatgggtgtaaccagttggggggtgtccctgtacagtctgacactatttaatcagtgctgccagacaGGCTGTgtcggacacccccccccccccaactggtaagacccagctggaccttcattgcaaacttgcTAGCAATCCATTCATAACGTCTAGAAGGAATAAAAAAGGAAAGGCACAAtatacagtcataagaatagatgctccagaattgtaattacatgggaaatgcaagtagttactacaacagacatgtcaggagaggaggcaggtcctctttaaaggggttgtccaggattaaaaaaaaaataaaaattttaatgaaACCGCACCACTTTTggccatgtctggtattgcaactcagccccattcaagtaaataggaCTTAGTAGTAATACCATGATAACAAATGGTGATGTTTAAGTAAAaagtagacagtttttttttttctaatcataGACAAACCCTATAAGTTAAATTGTGGCTAATATTATATAAATGAGCACACCATCAACTTTAGGCAATATACAATGCATTTAGAAAGTTTTGTTATGTtccggccttgtgctaaaataaaacaacaaaaaactaaagttttccccaataaatctGCATTCAATAtctcataatgagaaagtgaaaacagaatttaagacatttttgaaaatgtattaaaagGAATCTATCACCAGTGTTATGTTGTCCTAAGTAAAAGGAACATACCGTAAAGAAATGacagatccccttagcaaaatgctgggtcactttctttaattaaaCAGCTCCAGCTCCAGCATGTGCCgatgagtccccatattcatgagctctgtCTCCTATCGGCCCCCCAAAAATGCGATCGCAGGGTGCTGATGTGTGTATAGGCTGGCTGGGACCTGGTGTAAGCCCAAGCCTGACTTGAGTGTTCCTAGCAGGCTGCACCTCTCTGTCAATATATTTTCCACAGAGTAACAGTCGGCACTCCGTTCAATGCCGCTGCGCGGTGCACGTGTCCAGGGTTGGCTTCCCGTCAATATACAAAGGAAAGAGACCGGCACTCACAAACATAGATGCTATGCTTGTTTCTATTGACACACAGAGGCAAATGTGACGCGTTTCGACTCAACAATTGAGTCTTTGTCAAACAGATAAATGTATAACTAACTGGATTTAAAGGGTTTTTGTCAtcccaattttcgctattaaacaggctaacgatatagatgtgaaaatgtcacctgaatttaactctgcatttcttgttttcgtgtaatttaaaaaaaaattatatgcaaatgagcctccaggagcaaggggacagaaaccctttaaatagcccgccagatctgacgtcaccaaccgTGACATCAGGTTGTCAAGGAAACATATAAACAAAGAAAGTAACCATGCGGGCTATGATTACATGCGggaatacacaaggttacatgcAGGTAACAGCAAATATAGACGAGACAAGATACAATGTCAATATATTTTGTCAGTACAGTATATATTCAttgaaaaaatgtgcaaaaaaaaaatatctccccCACGTTTGAAATAACAAGCGATCTAcaagtcgtcccacaaaaatcaagccctcacacaactccatagaaaaaagattttaaaaaagttatgggtcttgggatactgcgatgcaaaaagattttcttctttttaaaaaaaggggtttcattgcacaaaagtagtaaaacgtaaaaaaaaaacactatatgtATTtgttaatcgtactgacccagagaataaagatattatgttatttacggcacaaaatttataacgtaaaaactcagtggcattaTTGCTGCTTTTCCAATCCCCCTCTCAGAAACAGTTAATAAAAAGTTAATCATAAAGTTATGTGCACCTCAAAGTGGCACCATTAGAAACTACAACTTTTCCcaccaaaaacaagccctcattcagctacatagacggaaaaattaaaaagttacggCTCTTGAAAGGCGACAATGAAAAAGGGAAGATAAACACTTGGTcaataaggcccaaaacaggctggtcactaagggattaAAAAAAGTGTTGCATGGAAATAAATATTCAgaacctttgctatgacacttgaaatttagcactAGGgcttcccatttctcttgatcatctttgggatgtttctacaccttcattagagtcacctgtggtaaattcagtagattggacatgatttggaaagatgcAGCCTTGTCTATATAAGGTTCCAAAGCTGACAATATATGAGAGCAAAAactaagccatgaggaggaaagaactgcctgtagagctcagagacaggattgcttggaggcacatatctggagaagggtacaaaaaatttcTGCTCCACTGAACGTCTCCAAgagcacagtgacctccataattcttaaatggaagaagtttgggacAAACAAGACTTGCCCCACAAAACTAAGTAAATGGAGTAAAGGGTCTTGGTAAGAGTAGTGACCAAGAacacaatggtcactctggctgagctccaaagatcctgagtGCAGATGGgggaacttccagaaggtcagccATCACAGCAGCACTCCTCTAATTTGGGCTGTATGGCAGAGAGGCCAGAAAGAagtctctcctcagtaaaagacacatgagagCACCTACAGGGGTCTCAGACTGTGAGACAAGATTCTCTGCTCTGATGAAACcagg
The sequence above is drawn from the Bufo bufo chromosome 11, aBufBuf1.1, whole genome shotgun sequence genome and encodes:
- the ARMH4 gene encoding armadillo-like helical domain-containing protein 4 isoform X3, producing MPDARGSLHTRLAGFCFLGISAVPSPAMKKSLVFHICGVLCSILLLSPNAKGLSLQGLDKRNTLDGGFNGTVDTNADNILPPTPSSFENEKNNMSSHVTSDKVLAVTQESQNNLRLLSGSTVVVMSPETSNLGLIKGADPTAQAKSSGENEGLTTAPSTTDYASSVAPPVEANKDNTKKSSPQAEESNGKLKPSSLENSSQVNTIEMLTTNPRTSLVETKVDYSTISSPLTDQSLTTIRAEIPGALDPTVIVNKSNESAELITSEFGEDWDDTKVTTQSPTNLARVELATVVPDHLIEEEPVEEAMFTSSPVTTVMSDDKSVFNVTENSLVTNAGLKGSPDSLGPVVNDSIEFNPDLDLTMFTAKPNVEVNQSQDLAAANTDVNPLTTDMREDSAVTVTAAIYRNVTHQDTTREPEVMESSTVHKEIPQNESSEGSSTTAKTQESEALNPSSQDEEDEELLATSLSTVAPMATTEADSTTVITSTVTSVSHVSVDIPPTRRITTTASYGLDKLESEEGDDEDEEEEDDDEDDEEEEDDKDNDSVDESSERDSDIPLFTLPGLSSQEPLEDDGSVALIEGAAYPVPDSMEWEQQNQGLVRSWMEKLKDKAGYMSGMLVPVGVGIAGALFILGVLYSIKIMNRRRRNGFKRHKRKQREFNSMQDRVMLLADSSEDEF
- the ARMH4 gene encoding armadillo-like helical domain-containing protein 4 isoform X2, whose amino-acid sequence is MPDARGSLHTRLAGFCFLGISAVPSPAMKKSLVFHICGVLCSILLLSPNAKGLSLQGLDKRNTLDGGFNGTVDTNADNILPPTPSSFENEKNNMSSHVTSDKVLAVTQESQNNLRLLSGSTVVVMSPETSNLGLIKGADPTAQAKSSGENEGLTTAPSTTDYASSVAPPVEANKDNTKKSSPQAEESNGKLKPSSLENSSQVNTIEMLTTNPRTSLVETKVDYSTISSPLTDQSLTTIRAEIPGALDPTVIVNKSNESAELITSEFGEDWDDTKVTTQSPTNLARVELATVVPDHLIEEEPVEEAMFTSSPVTTVMSDDKSVFNVTENSLVTNAGLKGSPDSLGPVVNDSIEFNPDLDLTMFTAKPNVEVNQSQDLAAANTDVNPLTTDMREDSAVTVTAAIYRNVTHQDTTREPEVMESSTVHKEIPQNESSEGSSTTAKTQESEGKALNPSSQDEEDEELLATSLSTVAPMATTEADSTTVITSTVTSVSHVSVDIPPTRRITTTASYGLDKLESEEGDDEDEEEEDDDEDDEEEEDDKDNDSVDESSERDSDIPLFTLPGLSSQEPLEDDGSVALIEGAAYPVPDSMEWEQQNQGLVRSWMEKLKDKAGYMSGMLVPVGVGIAGALFILGVLYSIKIMNRRRRNGFKRHKRKREFNSMQDRVMLLADSSEDEF
- the ARMH4 gene encoding armadillo-like helical domain-containing protein 4 isoform X1, producing MPDARGSLHTRLAGFCFLGISAVPSPAMKKSLVFHICGVLCSILLLSPNAKGLSLQGLDKRNTLDGGFNGTVDTNADNILPPTPSSFENEKNNMSSHVTSDKVLAVTQESQNNLRLLSGSTVVVMSPETSNLGLIKGADPTAQAKSSGENEGLTTAPSTTDYASSVAPPVEANKDNTKKSSPQAEESNGKLKPSSLENSSQVNTIEMLTTNPRTSLVETKVDYSTISSPLTDQSLTTIRAEIPGALDPTVIVNKSNESAELITSEFGEDWDDTKVTTQSPTNLARVELATVVPDHLIEEEPVEEAMFTSSPVTTVMSDDKSVFNVTENSLVTNAGLKGSPDSLGPVVNDSIEFNPDLDLTMFTAKPNVEVNQSQDLAAANTDVNPLTTDMREDSAVTVTAAIYRNVTHQDTTREPEVMESSTVHKEIPQNESSEGSSTTAKTQESEGKALNPSSQDEEDEELLATSLSTVAPMATTEADSTTVITSTVTSVSHVSVDIPPTRRITTTASYGLDKLESEEGDDEDEEEEDDDEDDEEEEDDKDNDSVDESSERDSDIPLFTLPGLSSQEPLEDDGSVALIEGAAYPVPDSMEWEQQNQGLVRSWMEKLKDKAGYMSGMLVPVGVGIAGALFILGVLYSIKIMNRRRRNGFKRHKRKQREFNSMQDRVMLLADSSEDEF